The following coding sequences lie in one Gouania willdenowi chromosome 5, fGouWil2.1, whole genome shotgun sequence genomic window:
- the LOC114463004 gene encoding trace amine-associated receptor 13c-like → MSTSDQTELCYPHLGNASCRRTVRPRSVSVLLYIILSSISVLIVTLNLMVIIIISHFKKLQTPTNFLLLSLAVSDFCIGFLFIFQILLMDGCWYLSAGWCVFYTVFVVVVASASIGTIVLISIDRYIAVCDPLHYPTKVTPNRAKMSIILCWFCSVFYTFVYIDVIKHPGIFNSCTGQCTAYIHLVAKLMHLFFCFIIPVTIIVLLYVRVFVVAVSQARAMHSHVAVVTPHGSLKVYRSELKAARVLGVVVVVFLMSIFPFYIVSLLAGATKVSSSSLVFVIFLYLFNSCVNPMIYVFLYPWFRKSLKYIISLQILKSGSSEANIL, encoded by the exons ATGAGCACATCTGATCAAACTGAGCTCTGCTATCCACACCTCGGAAACGCTTCATGCAGGAGGACTGTGCGTCCTCGCTCAGTGTCTGTGCTCCTTTACAtcatcctgtcctccatctctgtGCTCATTGTGACCCTCAACCTGatggtcatcatcatcatctcacaCTTCAA GAAGCTGCAAACTCCGACCAACTTTCTCCTCCTTTCTCTGGCTGTCTCAGATTTCTGCATagggttcctctttatttttcAGATTCTCCTCATGGACGGCTGCTGGTATCTCAGTGCAGGCTGGTGTGTGTTTTACACAGTTTTTGTCGTTGTGGTAGCCTCTGCATCAATAGGAACTATTGTGCTCATTTCCATTGATCGCTACATTGCTGTTTGTGATCCTCTGCACTATCCAACTAAAGTCACTCCAAACAGAGCAAAGATGTCTATTATTTTATGTTGGTTCTGTTCTGTCTTCTATACCTTTGTGTATATAGATGTAATAAAACATCCAGGTATTTTCAATTCTTGCACTGGACAGTGTACAGCTTACATACATCTTGTTGCTAAACTTATGCATCTCTTTTTTTGCTTCATCATCCCTGTCACCATCATTGTACTCCTTTATGTGAGGGTGTTTGTtgtggctgtgtctcaggcccGAGCCATGCACTCTCATGTTGCAGTGGTGACACCTCATGGTTCACTGAAGGTTTACAGATCAGAGCTGAAGGCAGCCAGAGTTTTAGGTGTggtggttgttgtttttctgatgtcTATATTTCCATTTTATATTGTGTCACTTTTAGCAGGGGCGACAAAAGTATCTTCATCATctcttgtttttgttatatttttgtactTATTCAACTCCTGTGTGAATCCTATGATCTATGTGTTTCTTTACCCCTGGTTCAGGAaatctttaaaatatattatttctcTTCAGATCTTAAAATCCGGCTCCAGTGAGGCTAACATTCTGTAG
- the LOC114463952 gene encoding trace amine-associated receptor 6-like, translating to MSTSDQTELCYPHLGNSSCRRTVRPHSVSVLLHIILSSISVLTVTLNLMVIITISHFKKLHTPTNFLLLSLAVSDFCVGFLFIFQILLMDGCWYLSAGWCVFYTVFVVVVTSASIGTVVLIAIDRYIAVCDPLHYPTKVTVNRAKICVVLCWVCSGFCHTVRLKDNIEHPGEFNSCIGECVASAHPVSRITGVVLNFIFPVTIILLLYVRVFVVAVSQARAMHSHVAVVTPHGSLKVYRSELKAARVLGVVVVVFLMSIFPFYIVSLLAGPTKVSLSFLVFVICLYLFNSCVNPMIYVFLYPWFRKSLKYILSFQILKSGSSEANIL from the exons ATGAGCACATCTGATCAAACTGAGCTCTGCTATCCACACCTCGGAAACTCCTCATGCAGGAGGACTGTGCGCCCTCACTCAGTGTCTGTGCTCCTTCACAtcatcctgtcctccatctctgtGCTCACTGTGACCCTCAACCTGATGGTCATCATCACCATCTCACACTTCAA GAAGCTGCACACTCCGACCAACTTTCTCCTCCTTTCTCTGGCTGTCTCAGATTTCTGCGTagggttcctctttatttttcAGATTCTCCTCATGGACGGCTGCTGGTATCTCAGTGCAGGCTGGTGTGTGTTTTACACAGTTTTTGTCGTTGTGGTAACCTCTGCATCAATAGGAACTGTTGTGCTCATTGCCATTGATCGCTACATTGCTGTTTGTGATCCTCTGCACTATCCAACTAAAGTCACTGTAAACAGAGCAAAGATTTGTGTTGTTCTATGTTGGGTCTGTTCTGGTTTCTGTCATACTGTGAGGCTTAAAGACAACATTGAACATCCAGGTGAGTTTAATTCCTGCATTGGAGAATGTGTAGCTTCTGCACATCCTGTCTCTCGAATTACGGGTGTGGTTTTGAACTTCATCTTCCCTGTCACTATTATTCTACTCTTGTATGTGAGGGTGTTTGTtgtggctgtgtctcaggcccGAGCCATGCACTCTCATGTTGCAGTGGTGACACCTCATGGTTCACTGAAGGTTTACAGATCAGAGCTGAAGGCAGCCAGAGTTTTAGGTGTggtggttgttgtttttctgatgtcTATATTTCCATTTTATATTGTGTCACTTTTAGCAGGGCCGACAAAAGTATCATTatcatttcttgtttttgtcataTGTTTGTACTTATTCAACTCCTGTGTGAATCCTATGATCTATGTGTTTCTTTACCCCTGGTTCAGGAAAtctttaaaatatattctttctTTTCAGATCTTAAAATCCGGCTCCAGTGAGGCTAACATTCTGTAA
- the LOC114463550 gene encoding trace amine-associated receptor 6-like, whose translation MISVLLSIPSRKLHTPTNFLLLSLAVSDFCVGFLFIFQILLMDGCWYLSAGWCVFYTVFVVVVTSASIGTVVLIAIDRYIAVCDPLHYPTKVTANRAKICVVLCWVCSALCHTVRLKDNIEHPGEFNSCIGECATSAHPVSRIMDVVLNFIFPVTIILLLYVRVFVVAVSQARAMHSHVAVVTPHGSLKVNRSELKAARVLGVVVVVFLMSIFPFYIVSLLAGATKVSSSSLVFVIFLYLFNSCVNPMIYVFLYPWFRKSLKYILSFQILKSGSSEANIL comes from the coding sequence ATGATCAGTGTGTTGCTCTCTATCCCCTCCAGGAAGCTGCACACTCCgaccaacttcctcctcctttctCTGGCTGTCTCAGATTTCTGCGTagggttcctctttatttttcAGATTCTCCTCATGGACGGCTGCTGGTATCTCAGTGCAGGCTGGTGTGTGTTTTACACAGTTTTTGTCGTTGTGGTAACCTCTGCATCAATAGGAACTGTTGTGCTCATTGCCATTGATCGCTACATTGCTGTTTGTGATCCTCTGCACTATCCAACTAAAGTCACTGCAAACAGAGCAAAGATTTGTGTTGTTCTATGTTGGGTCTGTTCTGCTCTCTGTCATACTGTGAGGCTTAAAGACAACATTGAACATCCAGGTGAATTTAATTCCTGCATTGGAGAGTGTGCAACTTCTGCACATCCTGTCTCTCGAATTATGGATGTGGTTTTGAACTTCATCTTCCCTGTCACTATTATTCTACTCTtgtatgtgagagtgtttgttgtggctgtgtctcaggcccGAGCCATGCACTCTCATGTTGCAGTGGTGACACCTCATGGTTCGCTGAAGGttaacaggtcagagctgaaGGCAGCCAGAGTTTTAGGTGTggtggttgttgtttttctgatgtcTATATTTCCATTTTATATTGTGTCACTTTTAGCAGGGGCGACAAAAGTATCTTCATCATctcttgtttttgttatatttttgtactTATTCAACTCCTGTGTGAATCCTATGATCTATGTGTTTCTTTACCCCTGGTTCAGGAAAtctttaaaatatattctttctTTTCAGATCTTAAAATCCGGCTCCAGTGAGGCTAACAT